The nucleotide sequence GAATCAGGCATAATGCGAAGGTCACCTTCTTTATAATCATCTAAGAGTTGGTACATGTACAAGACGGGATCTTTCTCGTAGGTAATATAAAACCATGTGTTCATAATAGGAGCTCGAGCCAAAACCATCCCCCTCCATTCATCTTTTGAGCCATCCTCTGTCTCAAACATATGTTCCACAGCTTTACCAATCATTGTGTCTGCCAGGTGGGCATCACTAATTCGAGACGAAGCTGAAATGACAGCATAATTCAGTCAAAAGCAGAGATGTATGTCTTGTGAAAAACAATCTGATTCGTAAACCAATTTGATTGGAAGTTAGTAATTTCATACACAAAACACTGTCCATTTCACAGAGGTTACTACTGAAgaactgcagaactgcagaatGTTGTTAAAATAACAATACTTCATTGTACTCCCTACGATTAAACAATCATAATGCAAGGTAAAGGGAGATCACTGGACAgaaagaggcaggcagggaagaagaggaagagatgcCAATCACAGAACTACTCTATGAAGTGACTAATGAAACTCTGGGGTTTGGCTCCCCCTAATGCCGCTCTAGAGACTGCTACCAATTGCTTAGCAGTCCGAAGAAGGAACagtttgttctgtttaaaaactaGTAATTACTTGGGTAAATACTGAACTTTGCAGTTTGAAAAACCTGCAGTTTAACAATCCAGTGCTAATTCTGAAAATCAAAAAGCCTTGTTACTAATCAAGTTATTTCACTTAGAAAATGCCTTTTCCCCTCATTATTAAAAGTACTTAGGGGAAGTACATGAGGAAAAACATGACATTATTACTGTCAGACACACACAACAGACAACACAGCCAAGTTGGCTTAGAGTttaaattttaacagaaatatcaATGTTAACTTTACATGTTGTTCTTAAGGATAAGACTCTAAACAAAAACTCCAGAAAGTACTGCATACTACTTAAAGACAGAAGACTGCACTGGACTCACTGGTATCACCAAATCTTTGTGGAAtcaagaaaatttaaataaagcatttagaTTACCTGCCATGTGACAAAAAAGAAACTGACTAGTAACATTTACGTGGTCAGATATTATCTTGGGGGAAGTCTGGAGAGATTAGTGGAGAACATTTAATAGTAAATGTCAGCTTATATGTATGCAAATTTAagagaaaacccccaaacttaccAACTCTGTCTGGAAGAACTTCAAGTGCTGAAACTCTTTCATCTTTGTGCAGTTCTAGTCCATACACACAGTCAAATCCATCATACTTTATAAGATAGAGGGAGGGATTTACAGGAACTTGATCAAGAACTGTGCCCTTCCACTGTGTTACAGGTCCACTCCCTTCTTTCCATCCATGCTGTATTCTGCAGCCTACAATATTTCTTCGTGGCTGAGAAATAGGTTTGCTTGGTCCCACATTGTTTCTATGCTTTCTGTACACAGATACAAACATAACATTAAACAAGTACATATTAAAAATTCTACTCCAGACAAGAGCTGTACGCTTTAAGATGGCAATATATTTTATAGCTTAGTGCACCTTATTCAAATTAAGGTATAAAGCATATTATGCTGTATTGGAAAAAAGAGAACCACACTGAAAagtactgaaacttttttttttttaatgtactttataAGGTCAGTTTCTTAATGGTCATTTCTAAAACTAGTTTGCTTAAGCCAAAATAACTATTTTAGCCCTTGCTACACcgaatgttaaaaataaaactcaccaGGTCAGGTCTCAAAGCACAAGGTTACCTGGCAGTATTATAAACTTTACTACCTTGTTGCTCTCTGCAGAATAGTAAACACAACTCCTGTCCCAGGAGGAAGAAGTCAGTGGAAACATTACCAGTGGCTAAGATTCTTCGAAGGTATTTGTTTTCCATAACCTGTGTTTTCACCTGAAGGAAATTTAGCTTCCTTCTCCATTTACAAACATTTTTGACTCctaaatatttttgaagacaCATGGTAGCAACAACACTTCTCTAGCATTCCTTTTTAgtacagcaaaaggaaaatgataTGTAATGGTAATGGCAATAGAAGGGATACTCCTTAATGTGGAAAATAGATTAAATATACTattttgtcctttattttcaTGGAAGTTGCATGGAAATTCCCTCTGGTGAATAACAGTTGTTTTGATCAACAGCCATGCAACCTGTTTGACAGTTTCAAATTACTGAAACTGTTACACAAGTTTTGTTCTACCCAGTTATTAAAAACATGAATTGACAATTTTGAATACAAACGGAAGACACTAAGGAACACTATGACAGTATATTGGTGATAAGAAATGAGTATCATATCTATTTTAGCATGTTACAATCCACATATTCATTCCTAAAAGATTAGAGGGTTGCTTGATCAAAATTCTCATGAATGTCAACTagttgtaaaataaatttttgggTTACTACTTGTAGCACACTTCATTTAAATGGCAGCAAAATATGCATACCACTAGCATGCTTAAAAGCAACACCCAGAAGAGTATCAGTTGCAGAAAACAATACTCTTCCTTAGATTAGAGatagttacgtctccaggaacaATGAAAGCTCTCAGAAAAGTCCCTATATGAtccaaaaaagacaaataatcaTACCAATGAAATCCTGGAAGTAGTCTTTCAGAATAGTGCACTCACTATATGACATTGGAATGCTTAATGCTGAAGATGTATCATAAATATTAAAACCACGATGTACAATTCCTTCAGCAGCTTGTCCCACCTCCAGACTTTAATTCACCATGAAGATCTTAGCAGGGGGTTTTGCCAAATTTCGCTTTTGTTATCATTTGAGCTTTTCAGCAAGATCAAACTGCAGTTTTTGTACTCCTGACTTTGATAGGACAGATTATTATAGGAACTCCAACCTCTTCCAGTTGAGACACTGTCCCAACAAAGCTGGTTCTAATTTTATGCAGGAACTAGAACATGCTTTCAAATTCTAGTTCttgcttaaatgcatttttttttaaattgtaatagTCTCAGTAATAGTTTACTACTAAAAAAAATGAGATCAGAGATATGGCTCTCAGCacaataaaaataagtttgttttgCATGCAATTTATATTTAGTTCTAATGAATCATAGTTccattttaaagcagaataaacCCAACTGAAGataaaggatttaaaatagataaaACAATGTCAGTTTTAAGCAGTTTGTCTATACTGCTAATCATCTCATTGAAAAAAGGTGTAAGTAACACTATTCATGTTCAATCTCACAGTCAATTTTACTTTCTGCCTGTAAGGCACGACCCACTTAAACATTAAAGTGGGAACAATTAAGTGAAAAGCTTCACActcatttttccatgttttttaaaagactaCATAACTGAGTTCAAATGGGTAACTACCTTTAAAATGCCTCAGAGAACAAAAAGCATTGCAAATTTCATTACAAGTCAAGTACTCTCCAGGTGTACTTGCAGTTCAAATTTCTGTTTGAAGGTTGTACTACTCAACAGCCATTCACTCTCATTTGCAGTGGTTAATACTGTAAGAAACGAGATTTTCAAACTAGTAAATTACCAAGGAATACCTACTTCTTCTTGCATCAGAATATGTGGTAAGAAAGCAAGCATAGGTTTCTAACTATCAATAAATAATAGCTATGAATATACTTCCATGTAAGACAACCAAATAACCAACTAAAACCTCTCCTCTCCTTAACAGTGTGTTATTTCTGTGATATACCAAATAATACAAATGTACACAATCTTCTATGATGCTATATCCAGAAGGcccaacacattttttttccttctgtttcattaGAATTATCTTTAGAATTCCACAAAGATTTGCTTTTGAAGATTGGATAACAATTTTCTTAAGACATGTAAAACATGGAGccaggaaaaccagaaaacagcaaGTCCTAGAAATAGCTCTTGACACAGACACATCCTCATTGTAAATGGCCCTTCAATCCCCAAAAGTTTCAGATCCTCTTCCTTATCTTGAAGGCAGTAAACTGGTAAGTAAAACCTAGTTATGTGGAAAAGTTTCATTATTGGAACCAGATACTTTAGAAACTTTCTAAAAACTgcacaggcagaaagaaatcttcccagattttaaaattttatttatatggtCCTCACACaaacttttctttggcagctgctaCCAGGGAAACCAATGTAGTGCAGAACTGCATAGGACTGGTAGCAGAAAAATCAACCACTACTTCAGGGTTGTGCTTAAAAGAGAAACTAGCATTTATAAAATGGAGAATGGCAATTCCCAATAACCTATCAAGTACAGTTAACCATTTAgatttggttgttgtttttttttctttttctggtcaCCTCATCTCAGAAAAACACCACAGGGtagaactgaggaaaaaaacagaagggtgaaagaaaaccaaacccctctGATGTGCAAAAAAGACACAATTgtgaaaaacaggaaggaaaactaTAGACCAGTATAAATGCAGTACAGCAGCAATGCTCAGTAAAATTTCAAGTCTTTCATGGTGCTAAGcagaaagttattaaaaataggACCCAAAACTTAGTACAATTGTGATCTTATTACAGACTACTATTAAGAGCAGAATGGTGATGAGAGAACTGTTATTAACTACTTTTCACAATATTCAGACTATGAGGCACATTAGTTGAGGCAAAAGTTTTAAAGTACTTTCTGTACTCCATCAAAAGCCATCATTCAGTTGTGATTTTCATCTTCAGGTGCTGCAGGAACCAAGATTACAAGTTAGCTTAAAGTGGGATCAGAATTTCAAAATGTTCAAGTACACTTGCAGCTAAATTGCAGGTATATAACCTGCACCTTGAAAGTCCTTGAATTGCCAACTACATGAAATCTGAAGAGCCTAAGAAGAAAGGATTGTTTTATACTACTTCTTGTACTCTTTCCTTATGCACCAAGGGTGGAAAGAATGAGATCTGGGAGATT is from Harpia harpyja isolate bHarHar1 chromosome Z, bHarHar1 primary haplotype, whole genome shotgun sequence and encodes:
- the SPIN1 gene encoding spindlin-1, giving the protein MKTPFGKSPGQRSRADAGHAGVSASIMKKRTSHKKHRNNVGPSKPISQPRRNIVGCRIQHGWKEGSGPVTQWKGTVLDQVPVNPSLYLIKYDGFDCVYGLELHKDERVSALEVLPDRVASSRISDAHLADTMIGKAVEHMFETEDGSKDEWRGMVLARAPIMNTWFYITYEKDPVLYMYQLLDDYKEGDLRIMPDSNDSPPAEREPGEVVDSLVGKQVEYAKEDGSKRTGMVIHQVEAKPSVYFIKFDDDFHIYVYDLVKTS